In Apium graveolens cultivar Ventura chromosome 10, ASM990537v1, whole genome shotgun sequence, the following are encoded in one genomic region:
- the LOC141691119 gene encoding uncharacterized protein LOC141691119, with protein MEALQKNYGGLFFVYGSGGCGKTYLWKTLITKLRSKSKIVLSVASSGIAATLMPGGRTAHSRFKIPIVLDDHFTCTISHKADIAQLIQQTSVIIWDEAPMQHRFSFECLDRSLRDIIKAVHPHRFHMPFGGIIVILGGDFFQILQVIPGINDVEILRMANFAKWVLNIGDGKIDRARHGDAEEDIEIPPEFCNLGNVNSVDDMIETTFLDLQHKFQNLRYLSERAILTPTNNIVCHINDLIVDKIPGDTISYFSTDSAEDFPGSEI; from the exons ATGGAGGCATTACAAAAAAATTACGGTGGTTTATTCTTTGTATATGGCAGTGGAGGATGTGGTAAGACATACCTGTGGAAAACCCTGATTACCAAGTTAAGATCTAAAAGTAAGATTGTACTGTCGGTTGCTTCTTCGGGCATAGCAGCCACTCTTATGCCCGGAGGCCGTACTGCCCATTCCCGTTTTAAAATACCAATTGTTCTGGATGACCATTTTACATGTACAATATCTCACAAAGCAGACATTGCCCAACTAATTCAACAAACCAGTGTTATCATATGGGATGAAGCTCCAATGCAACACCGCTTTTCTTTTGAATGTCTTGATCGTTCTCTAAGAGATATTATAAAAGCAGTTCATCCTCATCGGTTTCATATGCCATTTGGTGGAATTATTGTCATTCTAGGTGGTGATTTTTTCCAAATCCTACAAGTGATTCCCG GAATCAATGATGTTGAAATTCTAAGAATGGCAAACTTTGCCAAATGGGTCCTCAATATCGGTGATGGAAAGATTGATAGAGCACGTCATGGAGATGCTGAAGAGGATATTGAAATTCCACCAGAATTCTGCAACCTTGGAAATGTTAATTCCGTAGATGATATGATAGAGACTACATTTCTTGACTTGCAGCACAAATTTCAAAACCTAAGGTACTTGAGTGAGCGTGCTATTCTTACTCCGACAAATAACATAGTTTGTCATATTAACGATCTTATTGTTGACAAAATTCCCGGTGACACGATTTCATACTTTAGTACGGATAGTGCCGAAGATTTCCCAGGAAGTGAAATATAG